One segment of Triticum aestivum cultivar Chinese Spring chromosome 2A, IWGSC CS RefSeq v2.1, whole genome shotgun sequence DNA contains the following:
- the LOC123190047 gene encoding protein indeterminate-domain 4, chloroplastic, which produces MASNSSAAAAAAFFGMRDGDQQDQMKPLISQQQQQHHHHHQQHQLAAVALSGAGSAAPAASSQGAPAAAPPAKKKRTLPDPDAEVIALSPKTLMATNRFVCEVCNKGFQREQNLQLHRRGHNLPWKLKQKNPNQVQRRRVYLCPEPTCVHHDPSRALGDLTGIKKHFCRKHGEKKWKCDKCSKRYAVQSDWKAHSKICGTREYRCDCGTLFSRRDSFITHRAFCDALAQESARLPPTSLSSLTSHLYGATNAGNMALSLSQVGSHLNSTLQHDGHHHHPSPELLRLGGAAGGGSSSIAARLDHLLSPSGASAFRPPQQQPQSAFFLNAAPGQDFGDEAGNGSHSYLQSKPFHGLMQLPDLQGNGAGGPASSGHGLFNLGFFSNNGNSSGSSHEHASQGMMSNDQFSGGAGGGGSEVSAAAIFGGNFVGGDHISQAGMYNDQAPMLPQMSATALLQKAAQMGATSSPNGAASMFRGFVGSSPHGRQGTPQQQMDQNDANLNELMNSLAAGGGVNAAAMFGGANGGPAGMFDPRMCDMDQHEVKFSQGGGGVGGNGGGAGGGGGDMTRDFLGVGGGGIVRGISTPRGDHHQSSSDMSSLEAEMKSASSFNGGRMP; this is translated from the exons ATGGCATCGAATTcatcggcagcggcggcggcggcgttcttcGGGATGAGGGATGGGGACCAGCAAGACCAGATGAAGCCGCTGATatcacagcagcagcagcagcaccaccaccaccaccagcagcaccaGCTGGCAGCGGTGGCACTTTCCGGCGCGGGGAGCGCGGCGCCTGCCGCGTCCAGCCAGGGCGCTCCGGCGGCGGCACCACCGGCCAAGAAGAAGAGGACTCTACCCG ACCCGGACGCGGAGGTGATCGCGCTGTCGCCCAAGACGCTGATGGCGACGAACCGGTTCGTGTGCGAGGTGTGCAACAAGGGGTTCCAGCGGGAGCAGAACCTGCAGCTGCACCGCCGCGGCCACAACCTGCCGTGGAAGCTGAAGCAGAAGAACCCGAACCAGGTGCAGCGCCGGCGCGTGTACCTGTGCCCGGAGCCGACGTGCGTCCACCACGACCCGTCCCGCGCCCTGGGCGACCTCACCGGCATCAAGAAGCACTTCTGCCGCAAGCACGGCGAGAAGAAGTGGAAGTGCGACAAGTGCTCCAAGCGCTACGCCGTGCAGTCCGACTGGAAGGCGCACTCCAAGATCTGCGGCACCCGCGAGTACCGCTGCGACTGCGGCACCCTCTTCTCACG GAGGGACAGCTTCATCACCCACAGGGCCTTCTGCGACGCCCTGGCGCAGGAGAGCGCCAGGCTGCCGCCGACGAGCCTGAGCAGCCTCACCAGCCACCTCTACGGGGCTACTAACGCTGGCAACATGGCGCTGAGCCTGTCCCAGGTGGGATCCCACCTCAACTCCACCCTGCAGCATGACGGTCACCACCACCACCCGTCCCCGGAGCTCCTGCGCCTCGGCGGAGCGGCTGGCGGAGGCAGCAGCAGCATCGCCGCGCGCCTCGACCACCTCCTGTCGCCCTCTGGCGCGTCAGCGTTCCGCCCGCCTCAGCAGCAGCCCCAGTCGGCCTTCTTCCTCAACGCGGCGCCGGGGCAGGATTTCGGGGACGAGGCGGGCAATGGGTCACACTCCTACCTGCAGTCCAAGCCGTTCCATGGCCTCATGCAGCTCCCAGACCTCCAGGGCAATGGTGCGGGAGGGCCCGCCTCTTCGGGCCATGGCCTCTTCAACCTGGGCTTCTTCTCCAACAATGGCAATAGCTCGGGGTCTAGTCATGAGCATGCAAGCCAGGGAATGATGAGCAACGACCAGTTCAGCGGCGGAGCTGGCGGCGGTGGCTCTGAGGTATCAGCAGCGGCGATTTTCGGCGGGAACTTTGTTGGTGGTGATCACATTTCGCAGGCTGGGATGTACAACGACCAGGCGCCCATGCTGCCTCAGATGTCTGCGACCGCACTGCTCCAGAAGGCGGCGCAGATGGGCGCGACCTCCAGCCCCAACGGCGCGGCGTCCATGTTCCGGGGCTTCGTGGGCTCTTCGCCGCACGGGCGACAGGGGACACCGCAGCAGCAGATGGACCAGAACGATGCGAACCTGAACGAGCTGATGAACTCTCTGGCTGCTGGCGGCGGCGTCAATGCCGCGGCGATGTTTGGCGGCGCTAACGGCGGTCCCGCCGGGATGTTTGATCCAAGGATGTGCGACATGGATCAGCACGAGGTGAAATTCAGCCAGGGAGGAGGTGGTGTTGGTGGCAACGGTggtggtgctggcggcggcggcggcgacatgacGCGGGACTTTCTTGGCGTGGGCGGAGGCGGCATCGTGCGCGGGATATCGACACCGAGAGGAGACCACCATCAGAGCAGCAGCGACATGAGTTCCTTGGAGGCCGAGATGAAGTCGGCTTCGTCCTTCAACGGAGGCCGGATGCCATGA